One genomic segment of Acanthochromis polyacanthus isolate Apoly-LR-REF ecotype Palm Island chromosome 9, KAUST_Apoly_ChrSc, whole genome shotgun sequence includes these proteins:
- the LOC110972540 gene encoding interferon-induced very large GTPase 1-like isoform X3 — MMMMMENPDSNSETKSVIPCVQVDDLEEREAITKYESVSEPEELQHQEQNNGSKEQQSEDTSATSDTGISELTLVLIGDTNSIEFGPNNILLDHDNQTNVEQLSSKVYDLCGRYISVINLLGVQSKDQIPVNQRIHAFVLLLPNGLHNSHYSSGVQWLEKAFGRESLAHLIPVVTHQTGETCESALNDLKANHSFDERRYHTCRRSMTDGKEILDLLQKVDVMVSGNDPHWYREVIRRENKEHQEHKEEKTEPSVIQQNQTGEADKEKKFISENSWNMNERSMEQGDTVENTSPTSQTVSSDTTERHDQEGSTATTEAKSVPVNECKDAEPSEKSNNSVITKKKGTSDEDLCRNKEKQEKVSEKINRKNQHQRETEALFGRLHLQDQQQQKWSSSDFLELGSSMKQQHEVSEKDLPHAFLHRLMMLDYRARYIPVRPDSSKVVHPKLDPVFNTTEADDSVLEAFLSIDTDKHQTKATHVHPMDVQMAVFHCSDNFLKQIMITKLSQCQYALPLLVPDPFTMEIECPLWIFRHITKTWKVKLKPQIKDDSNIVTMKSIPICKAETPLVSFFRLGSLSVSKSQLMNTLINDRHSTFFHRHCPGSTKSRHLMDGVAEIAWYCPAGKANDAFSDCIAFCNLHGDALSIEKQRDILLEKSSVNVVLVPTLQKGDKSQSLISALFKSQKPLICLFVDDSFDAVEMIKGKYKMGLKDKSHSDVSEELKRIIGEVLSSPDPSSLKPTFQLETMDEVSGIRVDESDPVCQRGKSAAMEIVSLLEGMEVSKIKDKFLPCQGRLWHEWCRTNKELYHLKGDIEKERSKKLRHLDQIRQRQCDASCSKLMELFTKSLMSLPSTEKEYFLKWIQILVDALSTDDLSSILQNYDKMWSEVLALKNKHDKSHLLARKQTELEDISKKLQSATFGLEHIFREMGQIYEAHKTMKSESSRTDWSKYPELAADLMISGHPMELMDGDAGHVPLIWISSLLDEVIKKLGDQRVFVLSVLGVQSSGKSTMLNAMFGLQFAVSAGRCTKGAFMQLVKVSEEVKKEKDFRFDYILVVDTEGLRALELAGNTSLHHDNELATFVVGLGNMTIINIFGENPADMQDILQIVVQAFMRMKEVKLSPSCVFVHQNVTDIAATEKNMDGKRRLQEKLDQMTELAAKEETSNAECFNDVIAFDVQKDVKYAAQLWEGSPPMAPPNPGYSESIQEVKNIILSKASVSAGIPLSQLKTKIQDLWNALLNENFVFSFRNTLEIAVYRKLEVQYGNWTWTLRSNMLTIEDQLYTRIENGKLDKIEQSYLLKETSKTYEDIKTAMKAHFEDDENKETLVQWQGRFESKIKEFHDEQVRGVKRKLDGVIEQKKACKKMDDKKTEFENKLLKKSKELAQQLQDKVHDEEELEKQFGSVWDGWVHELTADAKPVEDINLEDEQLAVLLELGIEFGDVEESKTSGGYKHMSELGDYSDYVNFPKNQSLYETSEHGKDSKTESKDTNTQGRSFLRSVFKTVQKHLGLGSTTQQKQQQKSRSLLSCKEEEQIRELINNVEKESLDEIQSKPVATRGYVSTYLQEVAKNVKEEVKTFQSTYKYTLKNEFTVDLLLYVFDRMESWLLESQKTFKENNDALAYLDSKKMQYYSIFRSFCKGSSSAVVLGELICENLRDSAADAVYNRTAIGLADEMRCNFPAFNGNRLNFEKHQLKSLAENEDFNGFIKYIRDPRAQAETFIKKKVEKYIFRDHKDKAMNILKKNVGDINTLVSEALSAATQKVQTQRGDTNMWLSEFTGCLSNVLKFEAISSQNFSDINDFEFLQEEVKKGLKPIIEEMKELSLYKIKKSRNKPDKILIDQLCKCCWVNCPFCAAVCTNTIENHSPDDHSVPFHRPSGIKGWHYKDTVEMSINFCTTDVASNGRFYPYHNSKTSIPYKQYRLGGPEYAQWCITADDSKLPYWKWFVCRFQKQLEDYYNKEFKGRGAIPAEWRSITKDQAIESLDEMR; from the exons atgatgatgatgatggagaacCCTGATTCTAACAGTGAAACCAAATCTGTAATTCCATGTGTGCAAG TAGATGACTTGGAGGAACGGGAAGCTATAACCAAG TATGAATCTGTGTCCGAACCTGAAGAACTTCAACACCAGGAGCAGAACAATGGAAGCAAAGAACAACAGTCTGAAGACACATCAGCAACCAGTGACACAG gGATTTCTGAACTCACACTTGTGTTAATTGGTGACACAAATTCCATCGAGTTTGGACCAAATAACATCTTACTTGACCATGACAACCAAACAAACGTGGAACAGTTGTCATCTAAAGTCTATGACTTGTGTGGTCGGTACATCTCTGTCATTAACTTGCTTGGTGTCCAAAGCAAGGACCAAATCCCAGTGAATCAGAGAATCCATGCCTTTGTCTTACTGCTGCCAAATGGTCTGCATAACAGCCATTACAGCTCAGGAGTGCAGTGGTTGGAAAAAGCTTTCGGCAGAGAATCACTGGCTCATTTAATCCCAGTTGTGACTCATCAAACAGGTGAAACATGTGAAAGTGCATTAAATGACCTGAAAGCTAATCACAGTTTTGATGAAAGAAGATACCACACATGTAGAAGAAGTATGACAGATGGAAAAGAGATCTTAGATCTCCTTCAAAAAGTAGATGTCATGGTCTCTGGAAATGATCCCCACTGGTACAGAGAAGTGATACGTAGAGAGAATAAAGAGCACCAGGagcacaaagaagaaaaaacagagccTTCAGTGATTCAGCAAAACCAAACAG GAGAGGCTGATAAAGAGAAAAAGTTCATCAGTGAAAACAGCTGGAACATGAATGAACGGTCCATGGAGCAGGGTGATACAGTGGAGAATACAAGTCCAACATCTCAGACTGTTTCATCAGATACCACAGAAC GACATGATCAAGAGGGGAGCACAGCTACAACTGAAGCAAAG AGTGTTCCAGTGAATGAATGCAAAGATGCTGAACCGTCAGAAAAGAGCAACAACAGTGTTATAACCAAGAAGAAAG GAACTTCAGATGAAGACTTGTGTAGGAACAAGGAAAAG CAAGAGAAGGTTTCTGAAAAAATCAACAGGAAGAATCAACATCAAAGGGAGACTGAAGCACTGTTTGGCAGACTTCACCTTCAAGACCAACAACAGCAGAAGTGGTCATCATCAGACTTTCTTGAGTTAGGTTCATCCATGAAACAGCAGCATGAGGTATCTGAGAAAGATCTTCCTCATGCTTTTCTCCACAGGCTGATGATGTTAGATTACAGGGCCAGATATATTCCTGTAAGACCAGACAGTTCCAAAGTGGTCCATCCAAAGCTTGATCCAGTGTTTAACACCACTGAGGCAGATGACAGCGTTTTAGAGGCTTTCTTGAGTATCGACACAGATAAACATCAGACAAAAGCAACCCATGTGCATCCAATGGATGTTCAGATGGCAGTATTTCACTGCTCAGACAACTTCCTCAAGCAGATCATGATTACAAAACTATCACAGTGTCAGTATGCCTTACCTTTGCTTGTTCCTGACCCGTTTACAATGGAGATAGAGTGTCCACTGTGGATATTTAGACACATAACCAAAACCTGGAAAGTCAAACTCAAACCTCAAATCAAAGATGATTCAAACATTGTCACCATGAAGAGTATTCCCATCTGCAAAGCTGAGACACCCTTGGTGTCCTTTTTCAGACTGGGTTCACTATCAGTGTCTAAATCTCAGCTGATGAACACTCTGATCAACGACCGTCacagcaccttcttccacagaCATTGCCCAGGCAGCACCAAGTCTCGCCATTTGATGGATGGTGTTGCAGAGATCGCTTGGTACTGTCCTGCTGGAAAAGCCAACGATGCCTTCTCTGACTGCATTGCCTTCTGTAATCTTCATGGTGACGCTCTGTCGATTGAAAAACAGCGTGACATACTGCTTGAAAAATCTTCAGTTAATGTTGTTCTGGTCCCAACTTTGCAAAAAGGTGACAAAAGTCAGTCACTTATATCAGCCCTGTTTAAGTCTCAAAAACCtctcatttgtctgtttgttgatGACAGTTTTGATGCTGTGGAGATGATAAAAGGAAAATACAAAATGGGGCTCAAAGACAAAAGCCATTCAGATGTATCTGAAGAACTGAAAAGAATAATTGGAGAAGTTTTGTCTTCTCCGGATCCTTCCAGCCTTAAACCAACCTTCCAGCTTGAAACCATGGATGAGGTCTCTGGAATCAGAGTGGATGAAAGTGACCCAGTCTGTCAAAGAGGAAAGTCTGCTGCTATGGAAATAGTGAGTTTGCTTGAGGGGATGGAAGTTTCAAAAATCAAAGACAAATTTCTCCCTTGTCAAGGCCGTCTGTGGCATGAGTGGTGCAGAACAAACAAAGAACTGTACCATCTGAAAGGAGACATTGAAAAAGAGAGAAGTAAAAAACTAAGACACCTGGACCAAATACGGCAAAGACAGTGTGATGCTTCCTGCAGTAAACTGATGGAGTTGTTCACCAAAAGCCTCATGTCATTGCCATCAACAGAGAAAGAGTATTTCCTGAAATGGATTCAGATCCTAGTAGATGCCCTCTCCACAGATGATCTGTCTTCAATTCTTCAGAACTATGATAAAATGTGGTCTGAGGTCTTggctttgaaaaacaaacatgacaaatcTCATCTATTAGCAAGAAAGCAAACTGAGCTTGAAGACATATCAAAAAAACTACAGTCTGCAACTTTTGGCCTGGAGCACATCTTCAGAGAAATGGGACAGATCTATGAAGCCCATAAAACAATGAAGTCAGAGAGCAGCCGGACGGACTGGTCTAAATACCCTGAACTGGCTGCAGATCTGATGATATCAGGACATCCGATGGAGCTGATGGATGGTGATGCAGGCCATGTGCCCCTAATATGGATCTCTAGTCTTTTAGATGAAGTCATCAAGAAACTGGGTGACCAGAGAGTTTTTGTGTTGTCAGTTTTGGGCGTACAAAGCAGCGGAAAGTCAACGATGCTGAACGCCATGTTTGGACTGCAGTTTGCAGTGAGTGCTGGCAGGTGCACCAAGGGTGCCTTCATGCAGCTGGTCAAAGTGTCAGAGGAGGTCAAGAAAGAGAAAGACTTTAGGTTTGACTACATCCTAGTGGTGGACACTGAAGGGCTGCGTGCTCTGGAGTTGGCAGGTAACACCTCTCTTCACCATGACAATGAGCTGGCAACGTTTGTTGTTGGTCTGGGAAACATGACGATCATCAACATCTTTGGAGAGAATCCAGCTGATATGCAGGACATTCTGCAGATCGTTGTTCAGGCTTTCATGAGGATGAAGGAAGTTAAACTTTCTcccagttgtgtttttgttcaccaGAATGTCACAGACATTGCagcaacagagaaaaacatggATGGGAAGAGACGTCTCCAAGAAAAACTGGACCAAATGACTGAACTCGCAGCCAAAGAGGAAACTTCAAATGCAGAATGCTTCAATGATGTCATTGCATTTGATGTGCAAAAAGATGTGAAGTACGCAGCCCAACTCTGGGAGGGCAGTCCACCGATGGCTCCTCCAAATCCAGGTTACAGTGAGAGCATCCAAGAAGTGAAGAACATCATCCTCTCTAAAGCTTCAGTGTCTGCTGGGATCCCTCTCTCACAGCTCAAAACCAAAATTCAGGACTTATGGAACGCCCTCCTGAACGAGAACTTTGTCTTTAGTTTTAGAAACACTCTTGAAATCGCCGTGTACAGAAAACTAGAAGTTCAGTATGGGAACTGGACCTGGACCCTGAGGAGCAACATGTTGACCATTGAAGACCAGCTTTACACCAGAATTGAAAATGGAAAACTTGACAAGATTGAGCAGAGTTACCTTCTCaaagaaacaagcaaaacatacgaagacataaaaacagcaatgaAAGCACACTTTGAGGATgacgaaaataaagaaacactggTTCAGTGGCAAGGCCGATTTGAAAGCAAAATAAAGGAGTTTCATGATGAGCAGGTGAGAGGAGTAAAAAGAAAACTGGATGGTGTTATCGAGCAGAAGAAAGCTTGTAAAAAAATGGATGACAAGAAGACAGAGTTTGAGAACAAGCTGCTAAAGAAGAGCAAAGAGCTCGCTCAGCAGTTACAGGATAAAGTTCATGATGAAGAGGAGCTCGAAAAGCAGTTTGGCTCTGTTTGGGATGGCTGGGTTCATGAATTAACAGCAGATGCAAAACCAGTTGAGGACATCAACTTGGAAGACGAACAGTTAGCTGTCCTTCTAGAGCTTGGTATTGAATTTGGTGATGTTGAAGAATCAAAAACAAGTGGCGGATACAAACACATGTCAGAGCTCGGTGATTATTCTGATTATGTAAACTTCCCAAAGAACCAAAGTCTCTATGAAACAAGTGAACATGGTAAAGATAgcaaaacagaaagcaaagacacaaacacacaaggaaGATCTTTTCTGAGATCTGTTTTCAAGACTGTTCAAAAACATCTTGGACTTGGTTCAACAAcccaacaaaagcaacaacagaaaTCACGTAGTCTTTTGTCATGTAAAGAAGAGGAACAGATCAGAGAGCTCATCAACAACGTTGAGAAAGAGTCCCTTGATGAAATCCAAAGCAAACCTGTTGCTACAAGAGGCTACGTATCAACTTACTTGCAAGAGGtggcaaaaaatgtgaaagaggaagtgaaaacatttcagtcaaCGTATAAATATACTTTGAAGAATGAGTTCACAGTCGATCTTTTACTGTATGTGTTTGACAGGATGGAGAGTTGGCTTCTAGAGTCCCAGAAGACATTCAAAGAGAACAATGATGCACTCGCTTATCTGGACAGCAAGAAAATGCAGTATTACTCCATTTTCAGAAGCTTTTGtaagggaagctcatctgctgtTGTACTTGGAGAACTGATCTGTGAAAATCTGAGAGACTCTGCTGCTGACGCCGTCTATAACAGGACTGCTATTGGTCTCGCTGATGAGATGAGGTGTAATTTCCCAGCATTCAATGGAAACAGGCTGAACTTTGAGAAACATCAGCTGAAGTCGCTCGCTGAGAACGAAGACTTTAATGGTTTCATCAAATACATCAGAGATCCAAGGGCCCAAGCAGAGACTttcataaaaaagaaagtagAGAAATACATCTTCAGGGATCACAAAGATAAAGCAATGAATATACTCAAGAAAAATGTTGGCGACATCAACACCCTTGTCAGTGAAGCTTTATCTGCTGCGACACAGAAAGTCCAAACCCAGAGAGGAGACACAAACATGTGGCTGTCAGAGTTTACTGGTTGTCTCAGTAATGTGCTGAAGTTTGAAGCCATTTCTTCTCAAAACTTCAGCGACATAAATGATTTTGAATTTCTCCAGGAAGAAGTAAAAAAAGGACTGAAGCCAATCATTGAGGAGATGAAGGAACTCTCATTGTATAAGATCAAGAAATCCAGGAACAAACCTGATAAAATCCTCATTGATCAGCTGTGTAAGTGCTGCTGGGTGAACTGTCCATTCTGTGCAGCTGTTTGCACCAACACCATTGAAAATCACAGTCCTGATGACCACAGCGTCCCTTTCCATCGACCCTCTGGGATCAAAGGATGGCACTACAAAGACACAGTGGAGATGAGCATCAATTTTTGTACAACAGATGTCGCCAGTAATGGCAGATTTTACCCCTATCATAATTCAAAGACAAGCATTCCCTACAAACAATACAGACTTGGTGGTCCAGAGTATGCTCAGTGGTGTATCACCGCCGATGACTCCAAACTGCCGTACTGGAAATGGTTTGTGTGTCGATTTCAAAAGCAACTGGAAGACTACTATAATAAAGAATTCAAGGGCAGAGGAGCAATTCCTGCTGAGTGGAGGTCTATCACCAAAGACCAAGCCATTGAAAGTCTGGACGAAATGCGTTAG